One Triticum dicoccoides isolate Atlit2015 ecotype Zavitan chromosome 4B, WEW_v2.0, whole genome shotgun sequence genomic window carries:
- the LOC119290870 gene encoding uncharacterized WD repeat-containing protein C2A9.03-like isoform X1: MAHDLQDDLEFVAAGHDYDDFEFDDAGGNGFRTSGGASQHQLDTEMNDTSALEYRQGKDMQEIPWERLNYSRDQYRQMRLKQYKNYQSLARPRDALQKECQRAERRDAFYDFHLNTRHVKPTIVHFQLRNLLWATSKRDVYVTQNYSVMHWSSLLRRGKEVLNVAGPNQDMQGGRPLSRVQISTMTVKDNLLAAGGFHGELICKYVDQPGVVFCTNLAGNKKSITNAVETYKSPNGSTRVMTANNDCVVRTFDTEKYSLLAQFPFAWSVNNMSVSPDGKLLAVLGDSSDCLIADSGSGKEIASLRGHADYSFASAWHPDGRVLATGSQDRTCRLWDVRNPSDAFAVLEGRIGAVRGLRFSPDGRFLAAAEPADFVCVYDVAAGYARAQEIDLFGEIAGVSFSPDDGAEALFVGVADRTYGSLLEFRRRHRHAYLDCYL; encoded by the exons ATGGCGCACGACttgcaggacgacttggagttcgtCGCCGCCGGCCACGATTACGACGACTTCGAGTTCGACGATGCCGGTGGCAACGGGTTCCGAACCTCCGGCGGCGCTTCCCAGCACCAGCTG GATACTGAGATGAATGACACTTCAGCCTTGGAGTACAGACAAGGGAAGGACATGCAAGAGATACCCTGGGAGAGGTTGAACTACAGCAGGGATCAGTACCGTCAGATGAGGCTAAAACAGTACAAGAACTACCAGAGCCTCGCTAGGCCGCGAGATGCACTGCAAAAG GAATGCCAACGAGCGGAGAGAAGAGACGCCTTCTACGATTTTCACTTGAATACAAGACATGTCAAGCCAACAATAGTGCACTTCCAG CTGAGGAACCTCCTGTGGGCTACGTCCAAGCGTGATGTGTACGTGACACAGAACTATTCTGTGATGCATTGGTCATCCCTACTCCGGAGAGGAAAAGAAGTGCTCAATGTGGCGGGCCCAAATCAG GATATGCAGGGAGGTCGGCCCTTGTCAAGGGTGCAGATCAGCACCATGACGGTGAAAGACAACCTCCTGGCGGCTGGTGGTTTCCATGGGGAGCTGATCTGCAAG TATGTTGATCAACCTGGAGTGGTGTTCTGTACGAACCTGGCCGGCAACAAGAAgtccatcaccaacgccgtcgagacCTACAAGTCACCAAA CGGCTCCACCCGGGTGATGACTGCCAACAACGACTGCGTTGTTAGAACTTTTGACACGGAGAAGTACAGCCTGCTCGCTCAGTTCCCCTTTGCGTGGTCCGTCAAC AACATGTCCGTCAGCCCCGACGGGAAGCTGCTCGCGGTGCTCGGCGACAGTTCCGACTGCCTCATCGCCGATTCCGGGTCCGGCAAG GAAATCGCGAGCCTGCGCGGCCACGCGGACTACTCGTTCGCGTCGGCGTGGCACCCGGACGGGCGCGTCCTGGCCACGGGCAGCCAGGACAGGACGTGCCGGCTGTGGGACGTGCGCAACCCGTCCGACGCGTTCGCGGTGCTGGAGGGCAGGATCGGCGCCGTCAGGGGGCTCAGGTTCTCGCCGGACGGCCGCTTCCTGGCCGCGGCGGAGCCGGCGGACTTTGTGTGCGTGTACGACGTGGCGGCGGGGTACGCACGCGCGCAGGAGATCGATCTGTTCGGGGAGATCGCCGGCGTGTCCTTCAGCCCCGACGATGGTGCGGAGGCGCTGTTCGTGGGCGTCGCCGACCGTACGTACGGCAGCCTGCTCGAGTTCCGCAGGCGGCACCGCCACGCTTACCTCGACTGCTACCTGTGA
- the LOC119290870 gene encoding uncharacterized WD repeat-containing protein C2A9.03-like isoform X2 has protein sequence MEDGMVATFYGRQRRISLNSFLQLRNLLWATSKRDVYVTQNYSVMHWSSLLRRGKEVLNVAGPNQDMQGGRPLSRVQISTMTVKDNLLAAGGFHGELICKYVDQPGVVFCTNLAGNKKSITNAVETYKSPNGSTRVMTANNDCVVRTFDTEKYSLLAQFPFAWSVNNMSVSPDGKLLAVLGDSSDCLIADSGSGKEIASLRGHADYSFASAWHPDGRVLATGSQDRTCRLWDVRNPSDAFAVLEGRIGAVRGLRFSPDGRFLAAAEPADFVCVYDVAAGYARAQEIDLFGEIAGVSFSPDDGAEALFVGVADRTYGSLLEFRRRHRHAYLDCYL, from the exons ATGGAAGATGGTATGGTGGCAACGTTCTACGGCAGGCAAAGAAGAATCTCCTTGAATTCCTTTTTGCAG CTGAGGAACCTCCTGTGGGCTACGTCCAAGCGTGATGTGTACGTGACACAGAACTATTCTGTGATGCATTGGTCATCCCTACTCCGGAGAGGAAAAGAAGTGCTCAATGTGGCGGGCCCAAATCAG GATATGCAGGGAGGTCGGCCCTTGTCAAGGGTGCAGATCAGCACCATGACGGTGAAAGACAACCTCCTGGCGGCTGGTGGTTTCCATGGGGAGCTGATCTGCAAG TATGTTGATCAACCTGGAGTGGTGTTCTGTACGAACCTGGCCGGCAACAAGAAgtccatcaccaacgccgtcgagacCTACAAGTCACCAAA CGGCTCCACCCGGGTGATGACTGCCAACAACGACTGCGTTGTTAGAACTTTTGACACGGAGAAGTACAGCCTGCTCGCTCAGTTCCCCTTTGCGTGGTCCGTCAAC AACATGTCCGTCAGCCCCGACGGGAAGCTGCTCGCGGTGCTCGGCGACAGTTCCGACTGCCTCATCGCCGATTCCGGGTCCGGCAAG GAAATCGCGAGCCTGCGCGGCCACGCGGACTACTCGTTCGCGTCGGCGTGGCACCCGGACGGGCGCGTCCTGGCCACGGGCAGCCAGGACAGGACGTGCCGGCTGTGGGACGTGCGCAACCCGTCCGACGCGTTCGCGGTGCTGGAGGGCAGGATCGGCGCCGTCAGGGGGCTCAGGTTCTCGCCGGACGGCCGCTTCCTGGCCGCGGCGGAGCCGGCGGACTTTGTGTGCGTGTACGACGTGGCGGCGGGGTACGCACGCGCGCAGGAGATCGATCTGTTCGGGGAGATCGCCGGCGTGTCCTTCAGCCCCGACGATGGTGCGGAGGCGCTGTTCGTGGGCGTCGCCGACCGTACGTACGGCAGCCTGCTCGAGTTCCGCAGGCGGCACCGCCACGCTTACCTCGACTGCTACCTGTGA
- the LOC119290870 gene encoding uncharacterized WD repeat-containing protein C2A9.03-like isoform X3 — protein sequence MLRNLLWATSKRDVYVTQNYSVMHWSSLLRRGKEVLNVAGPNQDMQGGRPLSRVQISTMTVKDNLLAAGGFHGELICKYVDQPGVVFCTNLAGNKKSITNAVETYKSPNGSTRVMTANNDCVVRTFDTEKYSLLAQFPFAWSVNNMSVSPDGKLLAVLGDSSDCLIADSGSGKEIASLRGHADYSFASAWHPDGRVLATGSQDRTCRLWDVRNPSDAFAVLEGRIGAVRGLRFSPDGRFLAAAEPADFVCVYDVAAGYARAQEIDLFGEIAGVSFSPDDGAEALFVGVADRTYGSLLEFRRRHRHAYLDCYL from the exons ATG CTGAGGAACCTCCTGTGGGCTACGTCCAAGCGTGATGTGTACGTGACACAGAACTATTCTGTGATGCATTGGTCATCCCTACTCCGGAGAGGAAAAGAAGTGCTCAATGTGGCGGGCCCAAATCAG GATATGCAGGGAGGTCGGCCCTTGTCAAGGGTGCAGATCAGCACCATGACGGTGAAAGACAACCTCCTGGCGGCTGGTGGTTTCCATGGGGAGCTGATCTGCAAG TATGTTGATCAACCTGGAGTGGTGTTCTGTACGAACCTGGCCGGCAACAAGAAgtccatcaccaacgccgtcgagacCTACAAGTCACCAAA CGGCTCCACCCGGGTGATGACTGCCAACAACGACTGCGTTGTTAGAACTTTTGACACGGAGAAGTACAGCCTGCTCGCTCAGTTCCCCTTTGCGTGGTCCGTCAAC AACATGTCCGTCAGCCCCGACGGGAAGCTGCTCGCGGTGCTCGGCGACAGTTCCGACTGCCTCATCGCCGATTCCGGGTCCGGCAAG GAAATCGCGAGCCTGCGCGGCCACGCGGACTACTCGTTCGCGTCGGCGTGGCACCCGGACGGGCGCGTCCTGGCCACGGGCAGCCAGGACAGGACGTGCCGGCTGTGGGACGTGCGCAACCCGTCCGACGCGTTCGCGGTGCTGGAGGGCAGGATCGGCGCCGTCAGGGGGCTCAGGTTCTCGCCGGACGGCCGCTTCCTGGCCGCGGCGGAGCCGGCGGACTTTGTGTGCGTGTACGACGTGGCGGCGGGGTACGCACGCGCGCAGGAGATCGATCTGTTCGGGGAGATCGCCGGCGTGTCCTTCAGCCCCGACGATGGTGCGGAGGCGCTGTTCGTGGGCGTCGCCGACCGTACGTACGGCAGCCTGCTCGAGTTCCGCAGGCGGCACCGCCACGCTTACCTCGACTGCTACCTGTGA